From Salinirubrum litoreum, one genomic window encodes:
- a CDS encoding amidase, whose product MADDLCLLPAVTIAERVRAGDVSPVDVTRAHLDRIDRRDDDLGAYVTVTRERALAAAEAHTKTVAEGGDPGPLAGVPVGIKDLVDVAGVPTSQGTSLLADEVAESDDPAVARLRDAGAIVLGKTNTPPFARSAVTESDLAGYASTPFGAGYNAGGSSGGSAAAVAAGLATIGYGTDGGGSIRIPASLCGVVGFKPTFGRIPWTARPDAFAHARGNHAGPLTRTVPDAALALDVVAGPDHADPFSLPADGSRPGGHYLDATHTDPDGLSIAYSADLGVFPVADRVEGIVADAAADLADATAATLAHVEVDFGMTLAELVEPKYHRWGPVHTAVLAEHVEREHGIDLTDHPEVVGEEFAQSVADGHETDAVSYKLVNLPHTRIYDALQSVFDEYDLLVTPTLSVAGVENGTIGPTEIDGEAVDPATDWFLTFPFNFGGPPALSVPAGTTDGGLPVGLQIAGQRFDDELVLAAGAALERARPWAHLYETV is encoded by the coding sequence ATGGCCGACGACCTGTGTCTCCTGCCAGCGGTGACGATCGCCGAGCGCGTTCGTGCCGGCGACGTCTCGCCGGTCGACGTCACCCGTGCACACCTCGACCGTATCGACCGACGAGACGACGACCTCGGCGCGTACGTCACCGTCACCCGAGAGCGTGCGCTCGCGGCCGCCGAAGCTCACACGAAGACCGTCGCCGAGGGCGGTGATCCCGGCCCGCTCGCGGGTGTCCCCGTCGGCATCAAGGACCTCGTCGACGTCGCGGGCGTCCCGACCTCCCAGGGCACGTCGTTGCTCGCCGACGAGGTCGCTGAGAGTGACGATCCGGCGGTCGCCAGACTGCGTGACGCCGGGGCAATCGTCCTCGGGAAGACGAACACCCCACCGTTCGCCCGGAGCGCGGTCACGGAGAGTGATCTGGCGGGATACGCCTCGACCCCGTTCGGCGCCGGCTACAACGCCGGTGGCTCGTCGGGTGGGTCGGCGGCGGCCGTCGCCGCCGGACTCGCCACGATCGGGTACGGCACCGACGGCGGCGGGTCGATACGGATCCCGGCGTCGCTCTGCGGTGTCGTCGGCTTCAAACCGACGTTCGGCCGCATCCCCTGGACCGCACGCCCAGACGCGTTCGCGCACGCACGGGGGAACCACGCCGGGCCGCTGACCCGGACCGTCCCCGACGCCGCACTCGCGCTGGACGTGGTGGCGGGTCCCGATCACGCAGACCCGTTCAGTCTGCCGGCCGACGGGTCCAGACCCGGTGGACACTACCTCGACGCGACCCACACTGACCCGGACGGCCTCTCGATCGCCTACAGTGCCGATCTCGGTGTCTTCCCGGTCGCCGACCGCGTCGAGGGGATCGTCGCGGATGCGGCCGCCGATCTCGCCGACGCCACGGCCGCGACGCTCGCCCACGTCGAGGTGGACTTCGGCATGACGCTCGCGGAACTCGTCGAACCCAAGTACCACCGCTGGGGCCCGGTTCACACCGCCGTCCTCGCCGAACACGTCGAGCGAGAACACGGGATCGATCTGACCGACCACCCGGAGGTGGTCGGCGAGGAGTTCGCGCAGTCCGTCGCCGACGGCCACGAGACCGACGCCGTCTCGTACAAACTCGTCAACCTCCCGCACACCCGGATCTACGACGCGCTCCAGTCGGTGTTCGACGAGTACGATCTCCTCGTGACGCCGACGCTCTCTGTCGCCGGCGTCGAGAACGGAACGATCGGACCGACCGAGATCGACGGGGAGGCGGTCGACCCCGCGACCGACTGGTTCCTGACGTTCCCGTTCAACTTCGGCGGGCCGCCGGCCCTGTCGGTTCCCGCAGGGACGACCGACGGCGGGCTTCCGGTCGGGCTACAGATCGCCGGACAGCGGTTCGACGACGAACTCGTGCTCGCGGCCGGGGCCGCGCTGGAACGGGCGCGGCCGTGGGCACACCTGTACGAGACGGTGTGA
- a CDS encoding phosphotriesterase family protein yields the protein MSDVGSAITVEGPVAPETLGVTLPHEHLFSSWSGKFEPPDSAYERKLAREPISLENLWYVRRNPTRHRANLRMESFADAVAEVGDYYRAGGDTIVDVTPKGTANDPARVRGVARETGVTAIHGTAFYTRDAHPDRIDDMTADEIADEFVSDVRDGIGETDVRAGILGEIGTSGEIHEQEAKVLRAGARASLRTGVPVSVHPPSDRDPEWPPSRRALQILDILAAEGLPLDRVAICHMDQSKWLGGSMEYQRQILDRGAFVEFDLFGHELYFPDAEDAQPSDVDRAGYVADLVADGYTDQLLVSHDIFLKHLLRRYGGHGYAHVLTNVLPMFAGAGVPDDAIDRILTDNPQRLLTVSAPE from the coding sequence ATGTCAGACGTTGGCAGTGCCATCACCGTCGAGGGGCCGGTCGCCCCCGAGACGCTCGGCGTCACGCTCCCACACGAGCACCTGTTCTCCTCGTGGTCGGGGAAGTTCGAGCCCCCGGACTCGGCGTACGAGCGGAAACTCGCGCGCGAACCGATCTCGCTGGAGAACCTCTGGTACGTCCGCCGGAACCCGACCCGGCACCGGGCGAACCTCCGGATGGAGTCGTTCGCGGACGCCGTCGCGGAGGTCGGAGACTACTACCGGGCCGGCGGCGACACGATCGTCGACGTCACGCCGAAGGGAACCGCGAACGACCCCGCGCGGGTCCGTGGCGTCGCACGTGAGACGGGTGTCACTGCGATCCACGGTACGGCCTTCTACACTCGGGACGCACACCCCGATCGGATCGACGACATGACCGCCGACGAGATCGCAGACGAGTTCGTCTCCGACGTGCGAGACGGCATCGGCGAGACGGACGTGCGAGCCGGGATCCTCGGCGAGATCGGGACGAGCGGCGAGATCCACGAACAGGAGGCGAAGGTGTTGCGGGCCGGCGCGCGGGCGTCGTTGCGAACCGGCGTCCCCGTCAGCGTCCACCCGCCGTCGGATCGCGATCCGGAGTGGCCACCGTCCCGCCGCGCGCTCCAGATCCTCGACATTCTGGCAGCGGAGGGACTCCCGCTCGACCGCGTCGCCATCTGTCACATGGATCAGTCGAAGTGGCTCGGCGGGTCGATGGAGTACCAGCGACAGATCTTGGATCGGGGTGCCTTCGTCGAGTTCGACCTGTTCGGCCACGAACTGTACTTCCCCGACGCCGAGGACGCCCAGCCCTCCGACGTCGACCGGGCGGGCTACGTCGCCGACCTCGTCGCGGACGGCTACACCGACCAGTTGCTGGTCTCACACGACATCTTCCTCAAACACCTCCTGCGACGGTACGGCGGGCACGGGTACGCCCACGTCCTCACGAACGTCCTCCCGATGTTCGCGGGCGCGGGCGTGCCGGACGACGCGATCGATCGCATCCTCACGGACAACCCGCAGCGACTGCTCACCGTGAGCGCGCCGGAGTGA
- a CDS encoding SDR family oxidoreductase translates to MDLELAGDAALVTASSSGLGKASATALAREGANVVINGRDEERLAEARAEIEAVATGEVVAQQGDLTAAEDVEAMVQRTVDEFGGLDHLVTSAGGPPSGAFLETTDEDWYQAFDLLVMSVVRLVRAAEPHLTEDGGTIVNITSRSVKEAIDSLVLSNSVRMSVIGLEKTLSKELAPDVRVNAVLPGSHETSRIENLVEAAVERGEFDSYEEGMQARGESVPIGRIGDPMELGDTVAYLCSPRAGNINGQAVVIDGGSGSANL, encoded by the coding sequence ATGGACCTCGAACTAGCGGGCGACGCGGCACTGGTGACTGCATCGAGTAGTGGGTTGGGAAAGGCCTCGGCGACGGCACTCGCACGGGAAGGTGCGAACGTCGTCATCAACGGTCGTGACGAGGAGCGATTGGCCGAGGCGCGAGCCGAGATCGAGGCGGTCGCGACCGGCGAAGTCGTCGCCCAGCAGGGCGACCTCACCGCCGCCGAGGACGTCGAGGCGATGGTCCAGCGAACCGTCGACGAGTTCGGCGGGCTGGACCACCTGGTAACCTCGGCTGGCGGCCCCCCGAGCGGCGCGTTCCTCGAGACGACAGACGAGGACTGGTACCAGGCGTTCGACCTGCTGGTGATGAGTGTCGTCCGACTGGTCCGAGCGGCCGAGCCACATCTGACCGAGGACGGTGGGACGATCGTCAACATCACGTCCCGCAGTGTCAAGGAGGCGATCGACTCGCTCGTCCTCTCGAACTCGGTCCGGATGAGCGTGATCGGACTGGAGAAGACGCTGTCGAAGGAACTCGCGCCGGACGTGCGGGTCAACGCCGTGCTCCCCGGGTCACACGAGACCAGTCGGATCGAGAACCTCGTCGAGGCGGCCGTCGAGCGCGGTGAGTTCGACTCCTACGAGGAGGGGATGCAGGCGCGCGGGGAGAGCGTCCCGATCGGTCGGATCGGCGATCCGATGGAACTCGGCGACACCGTCGCGTACCTCTGTTCGCCACGCGCCGGCAACATCAACGGCCAGGCCGTCGTGATCGACGGCGGGTCCGGCAGCGCGAACCTGTAG
- a CDS encoding creatininase family protein — MYECLGSQPTAWAGKTYGEIEAIADRDGSILVQPVGSIEQHGLHLPVSTDTICADALAHEGAATVADEVPIVVAPALWAGNSPYHVSFPGRIDVEFTTLVDVYAQLAASALETGFDALLLLNGHGGNHNAIGGASKAIGLEHPDVEVLAMTYFGLAAPIVDEIRESEPGGMNHAGELETSLMLHLRPDLVREDLIEGTHLDEPYTHAYDDMFVSGPLSVHRLEEEYSETGAVGDPQFASAEAGETIFEYLCGEMELLLTEIHEQTTG, encoded by the coding sequence ATGTACGAGTGCCTCGGCAGTCAGCCGACCGCGTGGGCGGGGAAGACGTACGGCGAGATAGAGGCGATCGCAGACCGGGACGGCTCGATTCTCGTCCAACCGGTCGGCAGTATCGAACAGCACGGTCTCCACCTCCCGGTGTCGACAGACACCATCTGTGCGGACGCGCTGGCACACGAGGGGGCGGCGACGGTCGCCGACGAGGTACCGATCGTCGTCGCCCCGGCGCTCTGGGCCGGCAACTCACCGTACCACGTCTCCTTCCCCGGTCGGATCGACGTGGAGTTCACGACGCTCGTCGACGTCTACGCGCAACTGGCCGCCTCGGCACTCGAGACGGGGTTCGACGCGCTACTGTTGCTCAACGGCCACGGCGGTAACCACAACGCGATCGGCGGCGCGAGCAAGGCGATCGGCCTCGAACACCCGGACGTGGAGGTGCTGGCGATGACCTACTTCGGACTCGCCGCCCCGATCGTCGACGAGATCCGCGAGTCGGAGCCGGGCGGCATGAACCACGCCGGCGAACTGGAGACCTCGCTGATGCTCCACCTGCGACCCGACCTCGTCCGGGAGGACCTGATCGAGGGGACTCACCTCGACGAACCGTACACCCACGCGTACGACGACATGTTCGTCTCGGGGCCGCTCTCGGTCCACCGCCTCGAAGAGGAGTACTCCGAGACCGGCGCGGTTGGCGATCCACAGTTCGCCAGCGCGGAGGCGGGCGAGACCATCTTCGAGTATCTCTGTGGGGAGATGGAGCTACTCCTGACCGAGATTCACGAACAGACCACTGGCTGA